From Nicotiana tabacum cultivar K326 chromosome 22, ASM71507v2, whole genome shotgun sequence, one genomic window encodes:
- the LOC107772079 gene encoding F-box/WD-40 repeat-containing protein At3g52030 isoform X1, with translation MDPSATTSSPRQPFTAGTATAKKKKKKTTAEALSHDVLCIIFSFLDLFQLIRCSAVSTSWRKAINKLKLNQTEYVKQRHNDPNGLQDASFSQRSLSEQAEQLAMERHALALQRAPASVIQWKGHSVGVNQCRMKMGKVLTGVGDKVMRLWSAESCKCLDEYFLVDKAPLIDFDFDEGKVVGLVGTRICIWNRTETRNVFSSRENLFTKGLCMRYVDPEAVIGCEDGKVRVFDLYSRKCSQIIKMHEGPVTCLAFTDDQLLVSGSSLGTLSLSDLSSDQRVVLLGSTFSAGIKTLCFNPSSYMVFAGSTAGNVSCWDLRINEVLCSWEEAGAEAINRDRWRTVGLYLVDSLEGKEC, from the exons ATGGACCCAAGTGCAACGACGTCAAGTCCCCGGCAGCCGTTCACGGCGGGCACGGCAAccgcgaagaagaaaaagaagaaaacaacagCAGAAGCTCTGAGCCATGACGTCTTGTGCATCATCTTCTCCTTTCTCGACTTATTCCAGCTCATTCGCTGCTCCGCCGTTTCCACTTCTTG GAGAaaagccataaataaattaaaattaaatcaaACAGAATACGTCAAGCAACGGCATAATGATCCTAATGGCCTCCAGGATGCGTCTTTCTCTCAGAGATCATTGAGTGAACAAGCGGAACAGCTAGCTATGGAACGACACGCATTGGCTTTACAAAGAGCTCCAGCTAGTGTTATTCAATGGAAAGGTCATTCAGTTGG GGTTAATCAGTGCAGAATGAAGATGGGAAAAGTCCTTACCGGCGTGGGTGACAAG GTCATGCGTCTCTGGTCAGCAGAAAGCTGCAAATGTTTGGATGAATATTTCCTTGTCGATAAAGCCCCTttaattgattttgattttgacGAGGGCAAG GTTGTTGGTTTAGTTGGCACCCGTATATGCATCTGGAATCGGACGGAGACAAGAAATGTATTTTCCTCACGTGAGAACTTATTTACAAAGGGCCTCTGTATGCG TTATGTAGATCCGGAAGCTGTGATTGGATGTGAGGATGGAAAGGTTCGTGTATTTGACCTATACAGCAGAAAGTGTTCCCAAATAATAAA GATGCATGAGGGGCCTGTTACTTGCTTAGCTTTTACTGATGACCAATTGCTTGTTAGTGGTTCCTCTCTTGGCACCCTTTCACTATCGGATCTTTCTTCTGATCAGCGAGTTGTTCTGCTTGGATCAACCTTTTCTGCAG GGATCAAGACTTTGTGTTTCAACCCTAGCTCCTATATGGTGTTTGCCGGATCAACTGCTGGAAATGTCTCTTGTTGGGACCTCAG GATTAATGAAGTTCTTTGTAGTTGGGAAGAAGCTGGTGCTGAAGCAATTAACAGAGATAGATGGAGGACTGTCGGCTTGTATCTGGTGGACAGTTTGGAGGGAAAGGAATGCTAG